The [Flavobacterium] thermophilum genome has a segment encoding these proteins:
- a CDS encoding Protein of uncharacterised function (DUF2757), with protein MALHYYCRHCGAKVGTIDQVSVYSEKLGFHHLTEEERLDMISYEPNGDIHVKTICEDCQEALARNPEWHQYEKFIH; from the coding sequence ATGGCATTGCATTACTATTGCCGCCATTGCGGCGCCAAAGTCGGAACTATTGACCAGGTATCCGTCTATAGCGAAAAGCTCGGATTCCACCATTTAACGGAAGAGGAACGGCTTGATATGATTTCGTACGAGCCGAACGGGGATATTCACGTCAAAACCATTTGCGAAGACTGTCAAGAAGCGTTGGCGCGAAATCCGGAGTGGCATCAATACGAAAAATTTATCCATTAG
- the pth gene encoding Peptidyl-tRNA hydrolase — translation MKLFVGLGNPGKEYEQTRHNIGFFVIDELAKRWDVSLKTAKFRGLFGTASVSGEKVALCKPLTYMNLSGECVRPLIDYYGIAIEDVIVIYDDLDLPPGKIRLRLKGSSGGHNGVKSLIHHLGTEQFKRIRIGIGRPAGGQPVADYVLSRFTEEEKPAVAEAVLRAADACEQAVVAPFTQVMNEFNK, via the coding sequence TTGAAGCTGTTTGTCGGGCTTGGAAATCCGGGCAAGGAATACGAGCAAACGCGGCACAACATCGGTTTTTTCGTCATTGATGAGCTGGCCAAACGTTGGGACGTTTCGTTGAAAACCGCCAAGTTCCGCGGCCTGTTCGGAACGGCGTCCGTTTCCGGCGAAAAAGTGGCATTATGCAAACCGTTGACATATATGAATTTATCAGGGGAATGTGTTCGCCCGCTCATCGATTACTATGGCATCGCCATTGAAGATGTCATTGTCATTTACGATGACCTCGATCTTCCGCCAGGAAAAATCCGCCTTCGCTTGAAAGGGAGCTCCGGCGGTCACAACGGTGTCAAATCGCTTATCCATCACCTCGGCACCGAGCAGTTTAAGCGCATTCGCATCGGCATCGGCCGGCCGGCCGGCGGGCAGCCGGTGGCGGATTATGTGCTCAGCCGTTTTACGGAGGAGGAGAAGCCGGCGGTCGCTGAAGCGGTTTTGCGGGCTGCCGATGCGTGCGAACAGGCGGTGGTGGCGCCGTTTACCCAGGTGATGAACGAGTTTAACAAGTGA
- the purR_2 gene encoding Pur operon repressor produces the protein MKLRRSGRLVDMTHYLLERPHQLIPLTFFADRYESAKSSISEDLTIIKQTFEQQGIGTVRTLPGAAGGVQYIPKMAAGEAEEVIAYLCEQLSRPDRLLPGGYLYMTDILGDPRIMNKIGRLYASMFADRPVDVVMTIATNGIPLAYAIANFLYVPVVIVRHDNKVTEGPMVSINYVSGSSKRIQTMVLSKRSLAEGANVLIVDDFMKAGGTINGMVSLLQEFNGNVSGIGVLVESEEAKERLVDEYISLVKLSAVDVKEKRIAVKEGNYKAFF, from the coding sequence CGAAGCGGCCGTTTAGTCGATATGACGCATTATCTTCTCGAACGGCCACATCAGCTCATTCCGCTGACGTTTTTTGCCGATCGGTACGAATCGGCCAAATCATCGATCAGCGAAGACTTGACGATTATTAAACAAACGTTTGAGCAGCAAGGAATCGGGACGGTTCGGACGCTGCCCGGCGCGGCCGGCGGCGTGCAATACATTCCGAAAATGGCTGCCGGGGAGGCGGAGGAAGTGATCGCCTATTTGTGCGAGCAATTGTCGCGCCCGGACCGGCTTCTTCCCGGCGGATATTTGTATATGACCGACATTCTTGGCGACCCCCGTATTATGAACAAAATCGGCCGCCTTTATGCGTCGATGTTTGCCGACCGTCCGGTGGATGTCGTCATGACCATTGCCACCAATGGAATTCCGCTCGCATATGCGATCGCCAATTTTTTGTATGTGCCGGTTGTGATTGTCCGCCATGACAATAAAGTGACGGAAGGGCCGATGGTGAGCATCAACTACGTATCCGGCTCGTCCAAACGCATCCAAACAATGGTTTTGTCGAAGCGCAGCCTGGCGGAGGGAGCCAACGTGCTGATTGTCGATGACTTCATGAAAGCGGGCGGCACGATCAACGGTATGGTCAGCTTATTGCAAGAGTTTAACGGCAACGTCTCCGGCATCGGTGTGCTCGTTGAGTCTGAGGAAGCAAAAGAGCGGCTTGTCGACGAGTACATCTCGCTCGTCAAACTGTCGGCGGTGGACGTGAAAGAAAAGCGGATCGCCGTCAAGGAAGGCAATTACAAAGCGTTTTTTTAG
- the ctc gene encoding 50S ribosomal protein L25: MAIVLEAKERTDKKRSTLRRIRSQGGIPAILYGKKVENKMIFVSAAELEKVLREGGRTSLITLKVGGDDYSVLLRELQRDPLRGELLHADFQAVDMSTEVDIDVEVRLVGEAPGVKDGGVLQQNLHELSIRVLPANIPPAIEVDISGLQVGDTVTVGDVQTDGKFEINHEPSEVIATILPPQQEEEIHSGEQQEPGQPDAEEGRETTPEK; this comes from the coding sequence ATGGCGATTGTGTTGGAAGCGAAAGAACGCACAGACAAAAAACGTTCGACATTGCGGCGTATTCGTTCGCAAGGGGGCATTCCAGCGATTTTGTACGGCAAAAAAGTCGAAAACAAAATGATTTTTGTCAGCGCTGCTGAATTGGAGAAGGTGCTTCGTGAAGGTGGGCGCACGAGCTTGATAACGTTGAAAGTCGGCGGCGACGACTATTCGGTGCTCTTGCGCGAGCTGCAGCGCGATCCGCTGCGCGGCGAGCTCCTTCACGCTGATTTTCAAGCGGTCGACATGTCGACAGAAGTCGATATTGACGTAGAAGTCCGATTGGTGGGCGAAGCGCCGGGGGTAAAAGACGGCGGCGTGTTGCAGCAAAACTTGCATGAGTTGTCGATCCGCGTCTTGCCGGCGAACATTCCGCCAGCGATTGAAGTGGACATCTCCGGTTTGCAAGTCGGCGATACCGTCACGGTTGGCGATGTGCAGACAGATGGAAAATTTGAAATTAACCATGAACCTTCCGAAGTGATTGCGACGATCTTGCCGCCGCAGCAGGAAGAGGAAATCCATAGCGGCGAGCAGCAAGAGCCGGGGCAGCCTGATGCCGAGGAAGGAAGAGAGACGACGCCAGAAAAGTGA
- the yabJ gene encoding Enamine/imine deaminase, with translation MKKVETTNAPQAIGPYSQAIIVNNMVYSSGQIPLTPEGEMVKGDIQAQTHQVFQNLKAVLEAAGASLDTVVKTTVFLKSMDDFAAMNEVYSQYFPNHKPARSCVEVARLPKDALVEIEVVALVR, from the coding sequence ATGAAAAAAGTGGAAACGACCAATGCGCCGCAAGCGATCGGCCCGTATTCGCAAGCGATCATCGTCAACAATATGGTTTACAGCTCCGGGCAAATTCCGCTCACTCCAGAGGGGGAAATGGTAAAAGGCGACATTCAGGCGCAGACGCATCAAGTGTTTCAAAATTTGAAAGCGGTGCTGGAAGCCGCCGGCGCCTCACTCGACACAGTCGTGAAAACAACCGTTTTTTTAAAAAGCATGGATGATTTTGCGGCCATGAACGAAGTGTACAGTCAATATTTCCCAAACCATAAACCAGCGCGCTCATGCGTTGAGGTGGCTCGGCTGCCGAAAGATGCCCTAGTTGAAATCGAAGTCGTTGCCCTCGTGCGATAA
- the prs gene encoding Ribose-phosphate pyrophosphokinase: MSECQHQLKLFALNSNMRLAKEIAEVMGIELGKCSVSRFSDGEIQINIEESIRGDDVFVIQSTSVPVNEHLMELLIMIDALKRASARTINIVIPYYGYARQDRKARAREPITAKLVANLLETAGASRVITLDLHAPQIQGFFDIPIDHLMGVPILADYFKSKQLDDIVVVSPDHGGVTRARKLADRLKAPLAIIDKRRPRPNAVEVMNIIGQVSGKTAILIDDIIDTAGTITLAANALVEHGAKEVYACCTHPVLSGPAIERIQGSKIKELVVTNSIALPEEKKIDKIVELSVAPLIAEAITRVYEMKSVSVLFD, from the coding sequence ATGTCTGAATGCCAGCACCAACTAAAGTTGTTCGCCCTTAACTCGAACATGAGGCTAGCGAAAGAAATTGCGGAAGTCATGGGGATCGAGCTTGGCAAATGTTCCGTTTCCCGCTTTAGCGACGGGGAGATCCAAATTAACATTGAGGAAAGCATCCGCGGCGACGATGTATTTGTCATTCAATCGACGAGCGTCCCGGTCAATGAGCATTTAATGGAGCTACTCATTATGATCGATGCGTTAAAGCGGGCGTCCGCGCGCACGATCAATATCGTCATCCCGTATTACGGCTATGCCCGCCAAGACCGGAAAGCGCGGGCGCGCGAGCCGATCACGGCCAAGCTGGTGGCGAACTTGCTTGAGACGGCCGGGGCGTCGCGCGTCATTACGCTTGATTTGCATGCCCCGCAAATCCAAGGGTTTTTTGATATCCCGATCGATCATCTAATGGGCGTGCCGATTTTGGCTGATTATTTTAAAAGCAAACAGTTGGATGACATTGTCGTTGTGTCCCCGGATCACGGCGGCGTAACGCGGGCGCGCAAACTCGCCGACCGTCTGAAAGCGCCATTGGCGATCATCGACAAACGCCGGCCGCGCCCGAACGCGGTGGAAGTGATGAACATTATTGGGCAAGTGAGCGGGAAAACGGCCATTTTGATTGACGACATTATCGACACGGCCGGCACGATTACGCTCGCGGCGAACGCTCTTGTTGAACATGGGGCGAAGGAAGTGTACGCGTGCTGTACACATCCGGTGCTGTCCGGTCCGGCGATCGAGCGCATTCAAGGGTCTAAAATTAAAGAGCTTGTCGTCACCAATTCGATTGCCTTGCCAGAAGAAAAGAAAATTGATAAAATTGTAGAGCTGTCGGTGGCGCCGCTCATTGCTGAAGCGATTACGCGCGTGTATGAAATGAAGTCTGTCAGCGTCCTGTTCGACTGA
- the glmU gene encoding Bifunctional protein GlmU — MKRYAVVLAAGQGTRMKSKQYKVLHPVCGKPMVQHVMDQVSKLGVEKTVTVVGFGAEQVKEQLGAQCEYALQEEQLGTAHAVMQAAPYLQGLEGVTIVVCGDTPLITAETMKALVEHHLAAKAKATVLTAIADDPAGYGRIVRNSAGGVEKIVEHKDANEEERAIREINTGTYCFDNQTLFQALTNVTNNNAQGEYYLTDVIEIIKAGGGTVSAYQAPSFEETIGVNDRIALAEAERIMRERICRRHMENGVTIIDPGCTYISADATIGRDTVIYPGTVIEGETVIGEDCTIGPHAEIKNCHIGHRTSIRHSVAHDSEIGNDVTIGPFAHIRPLSKIDDEVRIGNFVEVKKSTFGKGSKASHLSYIGDAQVGADVNLGCGSITVNYDGVHKYMTKIEDGAFIGCNVNLIAPVTVGRGAYVAAGSTITDDVPGRALAIARARQVNKEHYVDRLPGKKKS; from the coding sequence ATGAAGCGATATGCGGTCGTTTTGGCGGCCGGACAAGGAACGCGGATGAAGTCGAAGCAGTATAAGGTGCTTCATCCCGTTTGCGGCAAGCCAATGGTTCAGCACGTCATGGACCAAGTATCCAAACTTGGGGTGGAAAAAACCGTCACGGTCGTTGGATTTGGGGCGGAGCAGGTGAAAGAGCAGCTTGGCGCCCAATGCGAGTACGCATTGCAAGAGGAACAGCTTGGGACGGCGCATGCGGTGATGCAGGCAGCCCCATATTTGCAAGGCCTCGAAGGGGTGACGATCGTCGTCTGCGGAGACACGCCGCTCATCACAGCTGAGACGATGAAGGCGCTCGTCGAGCACCATTTGGCCGCCAAAGCGAAGGCGACGGTATTGACAGCCATCGCTGACGACCCGGCTGGATATGGCCGCATCGTCCGCAACAGTGCCGGCGGCGTTGAAAAAATTGTTGAACATAAAGATGCGAATGAAGAGGAACGGGCTATTCGCGAGATTAACACTGGAACGTATTGCTTTGACAACCAAACATTGTTTCAAGCGCTTACAAACGTGACAAACAACAACGCCCAAGGGGAATATTATTTAACCGACGTGATTGAAATTATCAAAGCGGGCGGCGGCACAGTATCCGCTTATCAGGCGCCGTCATTTGAGGAAACGATCGGGGTCAATGATCGCATCGCCCTTGCCGAGGCGGAGCGGATCATGCGCGAGCGCATTTGCCGCCGGCATATGGAAAACGGGGTTACGATCATCGACCCGGGCTGCACGTATATTTCCGCCGACGCGACGATTGGCCGCGATACGGTCATTTATCCCGGCACAGTCATCGAAGGCGAAACAGTGATCGGCGAGGATTGCACGATTGGACCGCATGCGGAAATTAAAAACTGTCATATCGGCCACCGCACGTCCATCCGCCATTCGGTCGCCCATGACAGCGAGATCGGCAACGATGTCACGATCGGCCCGTTCGCCCATATCCGCCCGCTGTCGAAAATTGATGACGAGGTGCGGATCGGCAATTTTGTCGAGGTGAAAAAATCGACGTTCGGCAAAGGAAGCAAAGCCTCGCATTTAAGCTATATCGGCGACGCGCAAGTCGGCGCCGATGTCAACCTTGGTTGCGGGTCGATTACCGTCAACTATGATGGCGTGCATAAGTATATGACCAAAATTGAAGACGGGGCGTTTATCGGCTGCAACGTCAACTTGATTGCCCCGGTTACGGTCGGCCGGGGCGCTTACGTCGCCGCCGGATCGACGATCACCGACGACGTTCCCGGCCGCGCCCTCGCCATCGCCCGCGCCCGGCAAGTCAATAAAGAACATTATGTTGATCGCCTGCCAGGCAAGAAAAAATCTTAA
- the spoVG gene encoding Stage V sporulation protein G — protein MEVTDVRLRRVNTEGRMKAIASITLDNEFVVHDIRVIDGNNGLFVAMPSKRTPDGEFRDIAHPINSATRGKIQEAILAEYHRLGKLEEELEEAGAS, from the coding sequence ATGGAAGTGACAGACGTAAGATTACGCCGCGTCAACACCGAAGGACGGATGAAAGCGATCGCCTCCATTACGTTGGACAATGAGTTCGTTGTCCATGACATCCGCGTCATTGACGGGAATAACGGCTTGTTTGTCGCGATGCCAAGCAAGCGTACACCGGACGGGGAGTTCCGCGATATCGCGCATCCGATCAACTCCGCTACGCGCGGAAAAATTCAAGAGGCGATCTTAGCTGAGTACCACCGCCTCGGGAAGCTGGAAGAAGAACTTGAAGAAGCGGGCGCTTCGTAA